A single genomic interval of Sylvia atricapilla isolate bSylAtr1 unplaced genomic scaffold, bSylAtr1.pri scaffold_176_arrow_ctg1, whole genome shotgun sequence harbors:
- the KCNN1 gene encoding small conductance calcium-activated potassium channel protein 1 yields the protein MSSCRYNGGVTRPRGPPNSSCRTPQPPDGETQPLRPCPPSPGPRVVVSRPEHPDGTDPVPVVPGRGEEEEDDEEEEEEEEEERRREPRKNQNIGYKLGHRRALFEKRKRLSDYALIFGMFGIVVMVTETELSWGVYTKESSYSFALKCLISLSTLILLGLIVMYHAREIQLFMVDNGADDWRIAMTYERIFFISLELLVCAIHPIPGQYLFTWTARLAFTYAASVADADVDVILSIPMFLRLYLIGRVMLLHSKLFTDASSRSIGALNKINFNTRFVMKTLMTICPGTVLLVFSISSWIIAAWTVRVCERYHDKQEVTSNFLGAMWLISITFLSIGYGDMVPHTYCGKGVCLLTGIMGAGCTALVVAVVARKLELTKAEKHVHNFMMDTQLTKRVKNAAANVLRETWLIYKHTKLVKKIDHAKVRTHQRKFLQAIHQLRSVKMEQRKLNDQANTLVDLAKTQTVMYELVSELQERHEELEKRLGALEGRLEALGLTLVALPALVAQALRQQQQREPPAPVPLVPLGPRPCPATVPCSPRGDRDSARGDRDSPRAASDSG from the exons ATGAGCAGCTGTCGCTACAATGGAGGGGTGACACGACCCCGGGGACCCCCCAACTCCTCCTGCCGGACCCCACAACCTCCGGACGGGGAAACGCAGCCGCTGCGCCCCTGCCCACCCAGCCCCGGCCCACGCGTGGTGGTGTCGCGACCGGAGCATCCCGACGGGACCGACCCGGTGCCGGTTGTCCCGGGacggggagaggaggaggaagacgacgaagaggaggaggaggaggaggaggaagaacgGAGGCGGGAACCTCGGAAGAACCAGAACATCGGTTACAAACTGGGCCACCGGCGAGCGCTGTTCGAGAAGCGCAAACGGCTGAGCGACTACGCGCTGATCTTCGGCATGTTCGGCATCGTGGTGATGGTCACCGAGACCGAGCTCTCCTGGGGGGTCTACACCAAG GAGTCGTCGTACTCGTTCGCCCTGAAATGCCTTATCAGCCTCTCCACGCTCATCCTGCTGGGGCTCATCGTCATGTACCACGCCAGGGAGATCCAG ctctTCATGGTGGACAACGGCGCCGACGACTGGCGCATCGCCATGACCTACGAGCGCATCTTCTTcatctccctggagctgctggtgtgcGCCATCCACCCCATCCCCGGGCAGTACCTGTTCACCTGGACCGCCCGCCTGGCCTTCACCTACGCCGCCTCGGTGGCCGACGCCGACGTGGACGTCATCCTGTCCATCCCCATGTTCCTGCGGCTCTACCTGATCGGCCGCGTcatgctgctgcacagcaaacTCTTCACCGACGCCTCGTCCCGCAGCATCGGCGCCCTCAACAAGATCAACTTCAACACGCGCTTCGTCATGAAGACGCTGATGACCATCTGCCCCGGCACCGTGCTGCTGGTCTTCAGCATCTCCTCCTGGATCATCGCCGCCTGGACGGTGCGCGTCTGCGAGAG GTACCATGACAAGCAGGAGGTGACCAGCAACTTTTTGGGGGCCATGTGGCTGATCTCCATCACCTTCCTGTCCATCGGCTACGGGGACATGGTGCCACACACCTACTGCGGCAAGGGCGTGTGCCTGCTCACCGGCATCATG ggTGCTGGCTGCACTGCGCTGGTGGTGGCCGTGGTGGCCAGGAAGCTGGAGCTGACCAAAGCCGAGAAACACGTCCACAACTTCATGATGGACACGCAGCTCACCAAGCGG GTGAAGAACGCCGCTGCCAACGTGCTCAGGGAAACGTGGCTCATCTACAAACACACCAAGCTGGTGAAGAAGATCGACCACGCCAAAGTTCGGACCCACCAGCGTAAGTTCCTCCAAGCCATCCATCA GCTGAGGAGTGTGAAGATGGAGCAGCGCAAACTCAACGACCAGGCCAACACCTTGGTGGACCTGGCCAAG ACGCAGACCGTGATGTACGAGCTGGTGTCGGAGCTGCAGGAGCGGCACGAGGAGCTGGAGAAGCGCCTGGGGGCTCTGGAGGGGCGGCTGGAGGCGCTGGGGCTGAccctggtggcactgccagcgcTGGTGGCACAGGCGCTgcgacagcagcagcagcgggagCCGCCGGCCCCTGTGCCCCTTGTGCCCCTCGGGCCCCGCCCGTGCCCGGccactgtcccctgcagcccccggggggacagggacagcgcccggggggacagggacagtccCCGGGCCGCCTCCGACAGCGGCTGA